The DNA sequence TATTCACATTTGTAAAACCACCAACAAGGCTGTTCTATAATAAAATGGATTAATATGgattgttttgtaataaaagaaaactcattataatatatagaccactatacttaataataatgggtaggtatttataagaaataaatatatatatatatatatattgttatgataattatattatatataagttttaaatatggcaaaataacaaattttgccATATTTGGATTTAactttattattcatattttttgtttttattcttcttattaataataatatgtacccAGGcactagaattttatatacCAGCATCTCCACTTTCCTatgcaaaaattattttcagttAAGTGTTAggcatataatttttttactctTCATACCCTTAATTTGTTTACTATTATTTCAGATACTCTCTCACGCATGTTTTcgtatcaaatttaataaaaaacgtCATGAAATTAGACAAACCAGAGTTATAAAATTCAGTAGTTTGTGGTAACTTGGTACTACCAATATATTAGCTTATGAAATGTTCGTACAGCATGTACAACAATTAAATGgctaaattaaaacatttcgaAGCTCacttttcttcaaataataataataatattgacacactttttacacaaattttcttgccccaagttaagcatatatagcctgtgttatgggttacaagacaatgatatatttaatacaatatacttacttaaacatacatatattcatataaacatccatgactcggaaacaaacatctatattcatcatataaatgcttgcacctaacaggatttgaacccgggacctctagcttagtaggtaggatcgctaaacactcggctatacaggtcgtcaaataaaCAGTTATTCTTAGAAAATCTTATATGTAATGCTAatgacataacatattattgttGTAGGTCAAATAGACGGTCAGGAGATAACAGCAGCACCGGTGCTGATTCCATCGCGGCCGCGACGCCCGAGTCCGCGTCCCATGCCGATGCGGCATGTACCCATGCGACGACACTCACCACCTAGGTACTACAACTCAAGCGAGCATATTACATGCATGTATAATATGATAAGTTAACATTACCAATTCATCAGATGTTATGTTAAATAAACCACTTGAGGGTACATGCACATAGTATTGAAATCCAAGCAGTCCGCTTGGATCTCTAATATAGAGTTGACATTGAAACTTACAGCCATTTCATTTCAATGTAAACCTTCAAGTGTTATatgaatataacattttatgtcaTAGATAAAAAGTCAAtgaaagtatataataattgtaatgtttcaaaatgatatcaatttttttttttttcaaaaatattagacTATAAATTTAAGCAGTGGTTTATGCCAAAcaattagttattaatatttcttttgcaTCTGCATCCAGAATCATAATAATGAtcttttttaggtttttttttctatttgtcaccatattatattatatatataatataaaaaaaatattaagatcttagttatgtaagttaaatataagaaataaattaatgtattgttgtttagttttataaatctctttttttaaagtagtaatgtatttaagtcatttaatatcatcatttttgtttaactcttcatttctttaattttaattgttcaactttgttacTCTTTTTgcactattgtaaatgttgtttacacctgtaaagacatgtcatattgtactatcccttgtgtacttgctaaaattttaattttataatgatgtgttgttggtgtaactatctaaataaataaataaattatgctaAGTGGATCCATGAGGGATCACAGGACTGTTAGGTAGGACACTTTATTTTTAAGGTACCTGTGTCATATTATCTTGGAAACACTGTAGTTGGTTGGAAACTGCACTCTGGAGGAAatgccaaacatccagatggtgtagAAGATTTTGTGTGATGGTGAAATTCTGTGATAAAAATCATGTCACAAAAGCGATTTGAAATACTCTCAGCAACTGCagcaacattattaaaaaacatgtaTTCCCAAAGTGTGGCATTCATTCAAATGTACCATTTGTaaagttttgtaatattatgcCACAATAAAGGGGTATTAAAAtgcgaatgtggatttatcacacgaggcgaagacGAGTTGCATGCAAGACTTCaactacacccagaatatgaatcctctaaaagattctggaacagttagcttactgctaacattataaCACCAGttctagtagtaacctaatatcattcattaccgattatatacaaataaactaagtattaatgaaacaattatttattttagtagtaatttatattttgtatagtgcagtaattaaaattcactcgaatattccgcgtttaaaatgaatcgctcattttttgtaaacaaaacaataaaaatatcgaagaataATGGCgtggattcgaataacctactttttttttatggcgcGCGACGTTTTCTGGTAGCgaggaacgcgcgtaaacgaaaattttctttttttttaaattcacacagataccacgcatcgagcaataggaatgtggctgtctgttgaaactctttgcgcatgaagggatcgataaaaaaacataggagtgttgttatgaaattcagtacaaaattacaacactcgtttggatgatgtaatggttattagaacattgggtgttttaatgttggcaataagctaactgtttcagaatatttaatagagtatttaaatcatgggtgtagataaataaataaatagtatctCGAGTGGGTGTTTTGATCATAACTAATCTGTGTTCGTGTGAGCAGGTATCGGCGCCGCAGTCCCCCGCCGGTCCGCCGTCGCTCGCCGCCGCGTCGTCGCCGCACTCGCTCGCGGTCGCCGCGCCCCGCCCCCCGCCGTCGTCGCTCCAGGTCCTCTTCGTCTTCTTCTCgatagacacacacacacacacacacacacacctcaTCAACTATACAAATATCTTTATAGTGGCCATTACATTACACACAGACAACACCAGTTTGTTctttcaaaaaataattgttacacTTCATGAGTGGAGAAACATCAAAGGCCACAATTAGTATATGTAATGAAACATACATAACTAGAACTGTCTAAAAAGGAAAACAAGTACAAATGGAGTTGatgatataaatttaaagttgtcACTCCTCTGTTTTCTAGATGATTCCAAACAAAATTCTCAGATTACATTGTAAAATTTTCACTACAGACTAAATAAATGCAGAGTAGAGGTGAGTATGTAAATGTCGTTTTGCAggtaagtataattattattgatctaTTAACATTTCAATTGGTTTTTGTAGAAACTTATTTAAGATTTTCTTATCAAAGCTTGCAAATGGAAGTTTATGCCGAGCGTGTGAGTGTACAGTGAGATATGAGACTAGTATGTAATTGACATCAGTGCAGTGGTACATGTTAAtgaaattgtaattatattttgaaattggaCTCCACGACATTtgttaataaattgaaaattaaaactaatttacttttaatttcatTCCCAGATCCCAAGACCCACTTAGAAAATCCAAGTAATTTAGTTCacttcagataaaataaaagtattgttttcatatgtctttttatttgtaataaattattgactCAATCTTCAATTTCCTGTGGACTCACATTGTTACCGATAATTCTACAGTATGTTACATAATCAGTCACTAATACTTTAcctttatacaaaaaattattttctaactGAGGTAAATCCACAAGAGACCTGAAAATAATCACAGCAAACTTAACACACAATTATGGttagtataaataatctaaattcTAAACGGTCACACCATGTACGACATCCATGTGGTTGACAGTCAATTGTGGAAAATCAGGCTCATCAATCTATCACAGTACATCACTCTTACAAACCAATGGATTCTAGAATTTGCTGGGGTAATTGGTCCATGAATGAAACAAATActgagaatataatattgagcCAAGTGTGTGTTAGTAATGTTAAAACAAGCAGAGAAATTCCCACACATGCAAATtaacatgtatttattataatcagaaaataatataactggTTATAAATGCAACTATGGCTATGGAAAAGcttttttaaccaacttcaaaaaaggaggacgttctcaattcgtcggtattttttttatgtttgttacctcaggactttcgactgggtgaattgattttgataattaggtatttttttatttgaaagctggtggtGCTGGTATGACATGTCTATACTAAATCTGTGAAAAATTCTACAAAAGGTGTGTTAAactatagtaattattattgtgtgttggccacaaacataaataaatcatataaaaaaggAAGGTCCGAACCTTTCCTAAACTGTATGAAAAAAGAAGAgtaaaatattcatacaaaaaaaaattgtttcctatattttttcttaccacaatattttcttatattaaatcaatattttattatcaatcaataattttctcgatatttgaaataaagaaataagTGTTTATAAGTAACTAGTTGACcggacagatgttgttctgtgcataataaaaaaatactgtttttttctgtatttgtcaataatacctactgcataacaccaagaataatttgtaaattatgatccctgtcaatgacgtatagaacatcattgctccctgttgataactgtaatgaaattgtttcacagcagaactgtcaaaccgtgcgtcaataaattctctcatagaaaatatgtccatacaaaacaaataatggaattaaaaataattatgggtcccaaatcgaaataaaaactatcctatctctcaagttggactaaactgcactcaatgaaataatccccattaaaatcattcattcattagtttaggagtccatagcggacaaacaacgtgtcacgtaatttatatatattaagattatgtaTCAACAGTTAACAAATtctaatttgaaaattattggCAATTCATATAATCTCAAGGTGCCACTAACAAACTGTTAATACTTACGGATATTGTATTCTCATATTCTTTGGTCCTCTAACTGGATTCCATGCAGATACCGGAGATAGGTTGGCTAACATTAAACCAGAGACTGCTGTGTACAGACCGTACTCTTGACATGTTTTCTcctgtttataaatattgttttttagtcTTGTTTCAATGATAGAAAAGGCTACGGAAAGGctgcaacactcctgtgattcatctggtgttgtaagagtaAGTAAGCTTGAGCAGCGgtgatcatttaccatcaggtgaccacTCCTTAATCTAAAGCTTCATTCACACTGAGGCGAATCCCGCGCGTCATTATTTTGAGTTCACAATAAAATGTCGAAGCTGAGGTTATTATTAGCTGAAGTTGAAGAAGAATTTTAATGTTTAAGAAAGAGACGGAGGAAATGGACCCATGAGCTGAGCACCTACTTTAGTCTGAGCACAGAATTTGGAGATTTTCACAGTGACCTTACaaaaagataaagaaatattttattcatgatTCCGAATGTTATAGtgaggttttatttaaattaattatcgaGAATCGAACAAAGTATACGGAAACAATATAGCAACTTTAGTGAACTGATAGAGCCCAGAGAGCGTTTGGCAACCTATTTAAGGTAaaggcttgtttataaaaaatattttttttactgttcatgataaaattttaaaagatgaataataatttgcaGCATTCTCTTCAGTGGTATCATTTTCTAGCAATGGTAATAGGACATCACTTGGCAGTGGTGATACCCACCTCTTCCTCagtatttatatcattttcaaataattttttttgaacttcATGCCAGACCAGTGGTGTTCAATACCAAGCTTCAGTTGTGATGCTGGGGGTCTCGACTTAATAAAACCTACCTACTTTACTAATTGTAATGCTCGTAACGCGTGCTCGTGAAATGCTCATTTCGCGCGCACACAAGATGTCGAAACTATGAGAAATTGTAAACTTTCATGAAACATAGCaatgtgtaattaatatattatgttcacaaaaatcttcacctttttgctcttaatggtgtAGATCACCAtgtgttatattaataaattttcattattgttGAATTAAGGGATAGCATGtagctaattctagtaggcttcataagatacataatagctttaagggtaaatttatacacttttataatatagtcccagcaaacagttcaggcattatctataaattttaatgttttatttaaaaatagctctgtcgtaaatcctactaggtactccacatctgaatatctaagtgatttttattttaaaaaatgaatacggggagagtttcttgcgccgcttcttctcgcgctgtgagcgccatttgtttagtacattagaaatgaaataaaaaataatactaaaggaatcaattttgagaaaataaatgcctttttgtaTGTGTACGGCGGATTCTTTCATCGCATGATACATTGTGAACATAATATAaggtttataataaagtaaataacttTCTACTTACCCTCCATTCAGCCAGCATATAGTCACTGTCACTTAATGCAGTAGTCGCCTTTTCTACATCATGAATACAAGAGAAATGTGGTAAATAGTTCTCCTCAAGAAATGCAATGAATGAGCTTGGTTGACTCAAAAATTGTTCTATAATGTCCTTCGGCAAATGTGTTAACGTTTTACTCCCGTCTTTTgatatgatcactaaaataataaattcagtaaatgataacaatatctagttttctatttaaaaaataaaatatgttgcaTTGCTATTCTATGGCGCCACTAATTTGCTAAGAGCTTAATTGCGATACGAAATTTTGAGCGTTTTCAGTACCGCGAACAGACTACTAGCCATGTAAGTCGTAAAATGCCAAATAGAGGAGTAAACTAAGATGGAAAACACATTTTGAGAATGGAATTGCAATGTGCATATTTCTCTTAACACTAACAAAGGTAGAACTGGCCAACCtaggcctatcaattaccatcagctgattatcctgctcttctcgttccttataaaaaaaaagtagacaATCTAATTGCAGTAGTTGGAGGGAATAGAATTTCCACAGCcaggaaaatataaatatgctaaAAGATGGGGCAGGCTTTCATCCAGATGGGTTCCAAACTATATTACATagattaaaaaatcatttatactAACATTGAAACATTTCTTTAAAGTATTCCttgaataattattagtttggaataaaatcaatatggttGCTGGTGCCATAAAAGAACTTTTTACCACCTTAGTCAAATACTAAAATATGCTCACCACCTGGATGGCATTCCTCCATTTTGTTCAAGGTACTCTCTGTCttaacttattatgtaattagctaacctaacaacatcttatagtgacctgtcaatattaaaaatctattatgttttaaataaaattatttttgttcaacTTGGAGCAGATACTTgtcatgatttaaaaaaatcacaataagtTGATCCCCGTAAAAGACTGAGAAAGATGGTAAATCTATAATAACCAATTACTTGCTTATAGCAGACATGATGCACATCAAAATACTGGATATTCAAATATccttgaattataaaaaaaaattacaaaaagttcaaaacataatatacaactaaacctatatattaaacaaaaataaaatcaaaaacctTTAGGATTTAACACTCTTCCCACTCCATGTAAAATGCTCACGGTTTGATCCTTTCCCAGAGACATAAATTTACTGGAACTgttcttttttcttttatttgactttttcaCCTCCTCTTTCAAAATCATACTAGTTTCTAAATTTACAGaccctaaaatataaaaaaaatatttattttttgctgATACTGTTGCCACATGatcaaagttatttatttgtttttaaatcacCTTTTAATAATGCAAAGTGTAAATTGGTAATAGCTGAGCGAACATCTCCTCCTGATGAATTAATGACAGACTCTATTATATCAGAATTTGGAGTATTATATGTTGAACCAAAATGTTGACTTATAATTTCAGATGCTCGTTTCAATGCAGCTCTTAATCCCGTTGCTGACACACTATTAAACCTTAAATATATAGACAATTCCAATTTAGcacaaaataattagttaaatcaGCTCATTATACCATTATTCCTTACATAATTTGGGTTATATTGAATTGCTCCTTAAATGTTTGTGTAAACAGATTTAATGCAGTGTCCTTATTATCAGTATAAGTTTCagaacatataaatattattggtgACTTCGCTCTTTCCTTGTATtgccttaaaaataaatataataataaaaaatcattcaacATTACTGTATGGAGGTCtatgttataaatttttctcAGATACTGTTTTCCAATACTTACTGTAAAACACCTGCAAATTCAGATGATGTCCTCAAAAATATGTTCGGAAAGTCTTCTACCATTACtaacttcttattattattgtctagAAGAGACGTAAAGTTTGctgcatttaataaaaaattaaggaaTCTCTTTGACTGGGATTCCTTAAACTCATATGCACctgaaaattttaaacattacaTATTTAACATATTTCTGTTCTTATATAGGATTTtagaataaatgttatttgaaatCTATTATACCATTATCAGAAGGTAATTCAATGTCAATAGGTGTTGTCCACTCTGTTACTTTGATGTAAAGTTTAGAAGCCAAAACATGAATGGTAGCAGTTTTTCCACAACCTACGGGACCCGTCAACAAAAGTATATTACTGTTATTATGACTGCTAGAGCAGGAGATTTGTAGCCATTCTTCAACctcttgaatttttttattattgactgCTAAGTCTTCAACATTTATTGGATCAAAGTTCCTTAACCAAGTTATACTGTTACCATTGAATATCTTGCCACTGCATTTAATAggtttctaaaaataaaatggcaataatgcattatttaattattatgatgtgAGTTAGTCCaagtaagaaatatatattttactggAACCTCTTCTATGTTACTAGAACACTCTATAGGTTTGATTTTATcacttttgaattttttagaGCAGGCATTATCCTCATCAATATCAAATACCGGCTTAAACCATTTTTTGCcctgtaaaataatatcaagtattattataacaatacttTTTGTGACAAATTAAtgtgtattatataaatataatggcAATACCCTTTGCATCTTTAGGcttcataaattataataattaaataaaatattaacaaaaattgtatttcttgcgaatgttaatattttaaattaacgtAATATGTTTGTTAATTTACAAATAGAACAAAACTGGTACTGTATGAGTTTAGACTTTCAATTTTACTGAAATCTTAATATTTCAGATTAATTAATGAGAGTTAGTTATCCACATTCCACAATCAGGATCTAATAAACttgttaaaaaatcaaaattcaaaaaaaaattttttttggattttatgacctggtaactaagacccTTAAGTCAATCAAAATATCAACAAATTGGGTACAACAAAGAGTAAAATAATACGTAtgacaaagaggatgtaaatactacgtaataaaataacttttgaataattttatacattcttatttgatttttgtaaaaaaaaacgggCACGGTAAATAACTTAGATTTTAACATTATACTCGGGTCTtattaagtgtcatttcctacTTCTGTTGACATCCTCTTATCCTCTGATAAAAATTGTGTATATAAACTTCTTTCCTCATAAATGAGGATAAATcctattaaatgatattaaactGTAAATAAGTAGTATAAGTATTCCATTATATCTTATTTTCTATCCTTTCCTTATTCTAtaataaatttcgttcgtttttttTGTCTAAGTAAATAAGTTCCCTCCGCtatagaaataaagaaaaaaaagtgtgtcagctccaacgcacgactggagtttactcctcaagaacgattgtctttgaacaggcactaaataaaatcaagtccaatggagtcggttacaaacagacatacagcagaagctaataaaagcgtattaattaaaaaaatatgtagatattaaaaaaataaaataacttcatagttaatagtgatttttcttaaggtcaggtacctaattattaaaatctgatcagcgccatctatcgaaaaccgTTATGTTGTCTTATTACTCGATAAATTCAGTTTTCTATTTAgaaatacgaaatagtttatgaaagtgacactagatgacgtttaatttagtattatttgtttttaatttgaacttacATGGGGTGTGTAGTTCAACGCCATCTAATAAAGCTTAGGAAACTAACATACATTAGGCACAACActtcttattgcaaaataaaataattttcaaaagtaactaggtggccgacaggaaaatacaatgctaataattaacaattattgttgcCTTATTTCTAAGCAGACAAAGTCTGTtcttatttaaatgagaaaaacgttactatcccgtTGATGAATttgttttactctccatattttctcatcgattcttaaggagtaaactccaaaaacttGACAATGGCTCAATCACTTATCGCGCGGAGCCAATAagctaagaagaagaagaactgAGTTTAGACAGAAGtcttagaatattaacgctaAATATTCTAAGACAGAAGTAATCTCCTCGTGCCCCTTTCAGAGTTTGACATGAGTAGTCTTGTGTTGTTGATATTATTGGATGCGCCGCTACTAATTATTgtctttgttgtaatttttttttatggcaaactatagtgcagataCTACCTGTGGCCGAgccactaaataaaaaaaaatcctgtcgaaatagagagatacctatagacaacagacgcattggtatCTGATTGGCTCATCTCTCTCGACTCTCGTCTCGTAACCAAAATAATTTTGGTTACGAGACgttaacaattattgttaccGAGCACCGAGCAAAGTCGCACGCAAATCGTAATACGTTGGCAATacgcatattaattaataattcagcAGAGGTCAACGACAACAAGTACAATCAAAGTACTCGGTGTAACGCCTTTCATTCTACAAACGCCGAGAGGATAGTAAAGCAAcattagcaccaggagttcctagaggattagtGCGGGCCCCTAGCTGCAGACCATCTATGTCGATGTCATATGTTTTCTATGCACTTGACTTAAATTACCCATAACGGAATTAAATCGTATGACTCATTTAACATGCTCAAGCATAATGAAGCATGTAAATTTTAGTaacaaataaagttaattaaaaaaccGTAAGCATTTTTAAACAAAACCAATAGTTTTCTGCTTGAAATACCTCGTTTATTCCCATATATAACTATTTTATCCTCAAAATgtgattttgcgcatgcatttgcgttcgcaaagtatcACTTTCTCACGCGTTGAGAacagcgtgcgggaatgtttgaaaataattacagtGGTCAAACTTTacgcaacttaataggaaaattagtatacgatactcgtgcgcacgtaggtcGTCCTACACTCGCTTCGCTTGTGCGGGAAGGACCTACTTTGCCCCCTTGTGTCGTAAcgtactatttcaaacttacgaGCTCGGAACATATAAagataaatagagcacggctataatacttcaagccggcccacattctagtgctctacaaatcgtcacatatggagtattgctgtcatctctgtaGGCCTATTCTCGTAATAAAACGAGAATAGGATTGAAGCTACACAAATTGGCGGTTCAGTTACGATTGTGATAAATTTACGTTCCAATTTAGGGAAATTGCACGATGCGAATTAACAAGATAGAACGTCAATTGTTGGGGTATgcttattttttcaaaattttgacGTTTGGTTGATCTAACACCTTAAAACAATATCTAATGGAGCAAAGATAGCCTTTTTATAGTTGTAGAAGTATTTTCGTTTTCTTAGGACAATATTGGAAACTTAGAGCAAGCTTGACGTTCAAATGTCGCTGACGCAATCTAGCGCAAAACCTGGATAGGATCGAAACTTAACATCAACGATTTTGAAATGACGAGAATAGTACcgctggtctggcgcaccccagtatcagctcgatccatttgaccgcatgcaacacagagcagctcgaattgtcagggaccgaGTGCTCTATGAAAGGctggataacttggcgttgcgtagagacgtcgtttcactgtgtgtcttctaccgcatttatcacggcgagtgttccgaagagctgtttcacctgattcctctcgtccaaaatttatttatttatttatcacacatagcaactatcattacaggtattacctaatgcgacagttacaaacaaacaagaataacaaacagCAAACAAATCAATCTAAAACTAATTATACAATCAAAcgttacattacaaataatacattacatcagaaaatacaaaaaacttgaacatacaactatttaccataacatacttcatataacaatacccttgcGAGTTTACTCCACGTACActcaaaatgtctattttattGTGGAGTTCATTTTTATGGCGTAGGGgtctaattaaatttaaaatgaagcTCCTTCACCagcttttctttttatattctttttagtggcttctgtggaaagGGCACCACAACTCGCAAATTCACCAGCTTTGTTACTACAAATTCACTTGTCATTCACaagcttcattgtgcggtgtttacgggaagatacgacatgtgtaTTCCATAGAACACGATAGACACATTCGTTGAAGGCCGGCAGCGCTTCTGTGATTCCaatggtgttgcaaaagaatgtgggcggcgctgatcactcaacaccaggtgacccgttcgctcgtttgtcctccttttccatagaaAAAACTGTACTTAAAGACCTTTGTTACcagttaataaaattaaaaaaaaaattggcagttgacATTGACTGATGGAACTGACAGCCTTCGAACTGCAAGTTTTTGTagattgcatatttttatattttcaaatgcGTATTacgtaaagtttatttttcattgCTCTCAAACATAAAGCCAGCTataattattaggtattaaGGTAACCTAACTAAAATCTCTTGTAAAAGTGTCCTTTAAagtacaatatttaattactgATCTTGTAAATGATTAATGTTTTCAGTTAAAATGCAGGCCCTGACAAAATTAGGAGCCTTCGCTCCAGCAGCAGTAAGATCTGTGGTAAAAAAAGGAGCAATTTCTCCCATAGTAGAACAATTACGACAAACTCATTTACCTGCGCCAGACCCACGCGAAAACAGGCCTTATTCGCCTTTTCAAAACACCACCAATGCGGCAGAGTATGCTGTTGCTAGACTAGATGATTTATTAAACTGGGGAAGGAAAGGT is a window from the Leptidea sinapis chromosome 45, ilLepSina1.1, whole genome shotgun sequence genome containing:
- the LOC126977399 gene encoding cell cycle checkpoint protein RAD17; the encoded protein is MQRGKKWFKPVFDIDEDNACSKKFKSDKIKPIECSSNIEEKPIKCSGKIFNGNSITWLRNFDPINVEDLAVNNKKIQEVEEWLQISCSSSHNNSNILLLTGPVGCGKTATIHVLASKLYIKVTEWTTPIDIELPSDNGAYEFKESQSKRFLNFLLNAANFTSLLDNNNKKLVMVEDFPNIFLRTSSEFAGVLQQYKERAKSPIIFICSETYTDNKDTALNLFTQTFKEQFNITQIMFNSVSATGLRAALKRASEIISQHFGSTYNTPNSDIIESVINSSGGDVRSAITNLHFALLKGSVNLETSMILKEEVKKSNKRKKNSSSKFMSLGKDQTVSILHGVGRVLNPKVIISKDGSKTLTHLPKDIIEQFLSQPSSFIAFLEENYLPHFSCIHDVEKATTALSDSDYMLAEWREKTCQEYGLYTAVSGLMLANLSPVSAWNPVRGPKNMRIQYPSLVDLPQLENNFLYKGKVLVTDYVTYCRIIGNNVSPQEIED